The Streptomyces sp. NBC_01244 genome contains a region encoding:
- a CDS encoding WD40/YVTN/BNR-like repeat-containing protein produces MRLLGVGMCAAALLLGVVAAPAQAADGARDLRDARWALKETGKDARFRGLAAVSRSTAWVAGSKGTVLRTADGGRSWRDVSPPGAVAEGLELRDIEAFDGRRAVALSIGEGEASRVLRTEDGGATWTETFRNPDPRAFYDCLTFFDSRHGLAMSDPVDGKFRILATDDGGRSWRVLPNAGMPDALPGEAGFAASGQCLVSAGPRDVWLATGGGPVARVLHSADRGLTWRVADSTLPAGDPARGVFALAFKGRTRGLAVGGDYRTGQASPRAGAVTSDAGRTWSPSSTPPPAYRSGAAWFPYGGGTALAVGPTGTDVTRDGGRTWRTLDPGSFDTVTCTPDGGCWAAGEKGRVGRLEGVRGG; encoded by the coding sequence ATGAGACTTCTGGGAGTTGGCATGTGCGCGGCGGCCCTGCTGCTGGGGGTGGTGGCCGCCCCGGCGCAGGCCGCGGACGGGGCGCGGGACCTCCGGGATGCGCGCTGGGCACTGAAGGAGACCGGCAAGGACGCCCGCTTCCGGGGGCTGGCGGCCGTGAGCCGGTCCACGGCCTGGGTGGCCGGCTCGAAGGGGACCGTACTGCGCACCGCGGACGGCGGTCGCAGCTGGCGCGACGTCTCGCCGCCGGGAGCCGTCGCGGAGGGGCTGGAGCTGCGGGACATCGAGGCCTTCGACGGGCGGCGCGCGGTGGCCCTGTCCATCGGCGAGGGCGAGGCCTCCAGGGTGCTGCGCACCGAGGACGGCGGCGCCACGTGGACGGAGACCTTCCGCAACCCCGACCCGCGGGCCTTCTACGACTGCCTCACCTTCTTCGACTCCCGCCACGGGCTCGCGATGAGCGACCCGGTGGACGGCAAGTTCCGGATCCTGGCCACGGACGACGGCGGCCGGAGCTGGCGGGTGCTGCCGAACGCCGGGATGCCGGACGCGCTGCCGGGAGAGGCGGGCTTCGCGGCGAGCGGCCAGTGCCTGGTCTCCGCCGGACCGCGCGACGTGTGGCTGGCGACCGGCGGGGGCCCGGTCGCGCGGGTGCTCCACTCCGCGGACCGCGGCCTGACCTGGCGGGTCGCCGACTCCACCCTCCCCGCGGGTGACCCGGCGCGCGGCGTCTTCGCCCTCGCCTTCAAGGGTCGTACGAGGGGCCTCGCGGTCGGCGGCGACTACCGCACCGGGCAGGCCTCCCCGCGGGCCGGGGCGGTGACCTCGGACGCGGGCCGCACCTGGAGCCCGTCCTCCACCCCGCCGCCGGCCTACCGGTCGGGCGCGGCCTGGTTCCCGTACGGCGGCGGCACGGCCCTGGCGGTGGGTCCGACGGGCACGGACGTGACCCGGGACGGCGGCCGCACCTGGCGAACGCTCGACCCGGGCTCGTTCGACACGGTCACCTGCACACCGGACGGCGGCTGCTGGGCGGCGGGGGAGAAGGGGCGGGTCGGGCGTCTGGAAGGAGTGCGCGGGGGCTGA
- a CDS encoding SAM-dependent methyltransferase — protein MNREQISGIAHRDHPIKSPLDDDSVRRLLERGLPSGDERVLDLGCGGGEWLLRALATRPDLHAEGVDISEDALAEARQAAGRLGVEERLVLHHQEAADFASPEPFDLVLSVGATHAFGGLLPTLAAARKHLTPSGRVLIGEGFWDRSPSPEAVEMFGDLADLATTVDQVVADGWTPVHGHVSTRRELDDYEWACWGSLASWAVDHPADPDSAHVLATATDRRTEWLRTYRDSWGFVSLVLCQTPG, from the coding sequence GTGAACCGTGAACAGATCTCCGGGATCGCCCATCGCGACCACCCGATAAAGTCCCCGCTCGACGACGACTCGGTACGCCGGCTCCTGGAACGGGGCCTCCCGTCCGGCGACGAGCGGGTGCTCGACCTTGGGTGCGGCGGCGGGGAGTGGCTCCTGCGCGCCCTGGCCACCCGACCGGACCTGCACGCCGAGGGCGTCGACATCTCCGAGGACGCTCTGGCAGAGGCCCGGCAGGCAGCGGGCCGCCTCGGGGTCGAAGAGCGCCTGGTCCTCCACCACCAGGAGGCCGCGGACTTCGCCTCCCCGGAGCCGTTCGACCTGGTGCTCAGCGTCGGGGCCACACATGCCTTCGGCGGTCTGCTGCCCACCCTCGCGGCGGCACGCAAGCATCTGACTCCGAGCGGGCGGGTCCTGATCGGCGAGGGATTCTGGGACCGCTCCCCGTCCCCGGAGGCCGTCGAGATGTTCGGGGACCTGGCCGACCTGGCGACCACCGTGGACCAGGTCGTCGCCGACGGCTGGACTCCCGTCCACGGGCACGTCAGCACCCGCCGCGAACTGGACGATTACGAATGGGCCTGCTGGGGGTCACTGGCCTCCTGGGCCGTGGACCACCCCGCCGATCCGGACAGCGCGCACGTGCTGGCGACAGCCACGGACCGCCGCACCGAATGGCTGCGCACCTATCGGGACTCCTGGGGCTTCGTTTCCCTGGTCCTGTGTCAGACGCCGGGCTGA
- a CDS encoding dioxygenase family protein, with protein MTENGNSRTSRRTLLLAAGSAGAAAFAAACSGPATTRGAAGLPQAPAPPTGTGTATGAGSSAPACVLTTESGEGPYYLDLDRVRSDITEGMAGVPFRLDLTVVRVPAGCRPVAGAAVDVWHADPSGTYSTGKDTFFRGTQLTDAAGRCTFRTIVPGWYRGLAPHIHFKVRPDRHTETTSQFFFPEELLVRVYELQPYARRRAPAHPNTRDSRYRDSGAATTLTPSPDASGYRAAYTVGIT; from the coding sequence ATGACGGAGAACGGCAACTCCCGGACCAGCCGCCGCACACTCCTGCTGGCCGCCGGATCGGCCGGAGCCGCCGCCTTCGCGGCGGCCTGCTCGGGTCCGGCCACCACTCGGGGGGCGGCAGGCCTGCCTCAGGCCCCCGCGCCCCCGACCGGAACCGGGACCGCGACCGGGGCTGGATCGTCCGCTCCGGCGTGCGTACTGACCACGGAGTCGGGCGAGGGCCCGTACTACCTGGACCTGGACCGGGTCCGGTCCGACATCACGGAAGGCATGGCCGGCGTGCCGTTCCGCCTGGACCTGACCGTGGTCCGGGTACCGGCCGGCTGTCGACCGGTAGCCGGGGCCGCCGTCGACGTCTGGCACGCGGACCCCTCGGGCACCTACTCCACCGGTAAGGACACCTTCTTCCGCGGCACCCAGCTCACGGACGCCGCCGGGCGCTGCACCTTCCGCACCATCGTGCCGGGCTGGTACCGGGGGCTGGCGCCGCACATCCACTTCAAGGTGCGCCCCGACCGGCACACCGAGACGACCTCGCAGTTCTTCTTCCCCGAGGAACTCCTGGTGCGCGTGTACGAGCTCCAGCCCTACGCCCGCCGCCGGGCCCCGGCCCACCCCAACACCCGCGACAGCCGCTACCGGGACTCGGGCGCCGCGACGACCCTGACCCCGTCACCGGACGCGTCCGGCTACCGGGCGGCGTACACCGTGGGCATCACCTGA
- a CDS encoding GNAT family N-acetyltransferase, whose translation MPDTRISKLVQMWISGWVVSRGSSDPIDEPWGWTIDVGQPRHVARHVLPEPSEADVRKIVAETSAPGTWLKLFAEDQTVLPWVGPGWRLDGPGFLMTCNLAPESPEVPAGYTLTRWTRGGVSRVLVRTLDGHFAARGQIAHAGSRAGAHAVVDQVATADEHRRKGLGGLVMRTLQNTAYEAGARTGVLVGTPDGRALYSALGWTAHAPMASLWYEPSDAAQ comes from the coding sequence ATGCCGGACACCAGGATCAGCAAGCTCGTGCAGATGTGGATCAGCGGCTGGGTCGTCTCCCGCGGCAGCTCGGACCCGATCGACGAGCCGTGGGGGTGGACGATCGACGTCGGGCAGCCCCGGCACGTCGCCCGGCACGTGCTCCCGGAGCCCTCCGAGGCCGATGTGCGCAAGATCGTGGCCGAGACCAGTGCGCCGGGAACCTGGCTGAAGCTGTTCGCCGAGGACCAGACGGTCCTGCCCTGGGTCGGGCCGGGCTGGCGGCTCGACGGTCCGGGCTTCCTGATGACCTGCAACCTCGCACCGGAGAGCCCTGAGGTGCCGGCCGGTTACACACTCACCCGCTGGACCCGGGGCGGCGTCAGCCGGGTGCTGGTCCGCACCCTCGACGGGCACTTCGCCGCCCGCGGACAGATTGCCCATGCCGGCTCCCGCGCCGGCGCCCATGCCGTGGTCGACCAGGTCGCGACCGCCGACGAGCACCGGCGCAAGGGCCTCGGCGGCCTGGTGATGCGCACCCTGCAGAACACCGCGTACGAGGCCGGCGCGAGGACCGGCGTCCTGGTCGGAACGCCCGACGGTCGGGCGCTCTACTCCGCGCTGGGCTGGACCGCGCACGCCCCGATGGCGAGCCTCTGGTACGAGCCCTCGGATGCCGCGCAGTGA
- a CDS encoding beta-glucanase, giving the protein MIERLRLLPRPRRTPVFTADFASPTQWIAGHSWAYPDGGPVNPGDNKLDHLTEDPAYSRGGVFRATPRPDGDWDSGLLTTEGSDEGFEVRTGDVLEARVKLPVQVGAWPAIWTWRDGGQEIDVFEYHPDNPDLLELSNHVREAHRYHRDPAVRPGAWIDLKVEFGKGSVVWWVNGDRVFSDGRGVGRRWSAYLIVNLSVCAGRYHPAPEPGVTELSYEVAQLRVYRTHRGLL; this is encoded by the coding sequence ATGATCGAACGGCTGCGGCTCCTGCCCCGCCCGCGCCGGACTCCCGTCTTCACCGCCGACTTCGCCTCTCCCACCCAGTGGATCGCCGGCCACTCGTGGGCGTATCCCGACGGCGGCCCGGTCAACCCGGGCGACAACAAGCTGGACCACCTCACCGAAGACCCCGCCTACAGCCGCGGCGGGGTCTTCCGTGCGACACCGCGCCCCGACGGCGACTGGGACAGCGGCCTGCTCACCACCGAGGGCAGCGACGAAGGCTTCGAAGTGCGCACCGGAGACGTGCTGGAGGCCCGGGTCAAACTGCCCGTGCAGGTCGGCGCCTGGCCCGCCATCTGGACCTGGCGCGACGGCGGCCAGGAGATCGACGTCTTCGAGTACCACCCCGACAACCCTGACCTCCTCGAACTCTCCAACCACGTCCGGGAGGCGCACCGCTACCACCGTGACCCGGCGGTCCGGCCCGGAGCGTGGATCGACCTGAAGGTCGAGTTCGGGAAGGGGTCGGTCGTCTGGTGGGTCAACGGCGACCGGGTCTTCAGCGACGGCAGGGGAGTGGGCCGCCGCTGGTCCGCCTACCTCATCGTCAATCTCTCGGTCTGCGCGGGCAGGTACCACCCGGCACCGGAGCCCGGGGTCACGGAGCTGTCCTACGAGGTCGCGCAGTTGCGGGTGTACCGGACCCATCGAGGGCTGCTCTAG
- a CDS encoding peptidylprolyl isomerase codes for MLSNVLRVAAGAALAAGLVTGPAGPASAAATCAYTPDGKAAGSVGTPPGDVSRLRPYAATLRTNHGDVVFEALTAKAPCTTNSFAYLAGRKYFDGTTCHRLTTAGIFVLQCGDPTGTGSGGPGYRFGDENLTGAVYPAGTVAMANAGPGTNGSQFFLVHEDSRLPPAYTPFGRITRNAHVLDEIARKGTKHGGGDGAPKQEVIVNSVGIAAR; via the coding sequence ATGCTCTCGAACGTTCTCCGCGTGGCCGCCGGCGCCGCACTCGCCGCCGGGCTGGTCACCGGGCCCGCGGGGCCGGCCTCGGCCGCCGCCACCTGTGCGTACACGCCGGACGGAAAGGCGGCCGGGAGCGTGGGGACTCCGCCCGGGGATGTGAGCCGTCTGCGGCCGTACGCGGCCACGCTCCGCACCAACCACGGCGACGTGGTCTTCGAAGCCCTTACGGCGAAGGCGCCGTGCACCACGAACTCCTTCGCGTACCTGGCCGGCCGGAAGTACTTCGACGGGACCACGTGCCACCGTCTCACCACCGCCGGCATCTTCGTCCTGCAGTGCGGGGACCCCACCGGTACCGGCTCGGGCGGACCCGGCTACCGCTTCGGGGACGAGAACCTGACGGGCGCCGTCTATCCGGCCGGTACGGTCGCCATGGCGAACGCGGGGCCGGGAACCAACGGCAGCCAGTTCTTCCTCGTCCACGAGGACTCCCGGCTGCCCCCGGCCTACACCCCGTTCGGCAGGATCACCCGGAACGCGCACGTGCTGGACGAGATCGCGAGGAAGGGGACCAAGCACGGCGGGGGCGACGGAGCACCCAAGCAGGAGGTGATCGTCAACTCCGTCGGAATCGCTGCCCGGTAG
- a CDS encoding SpoIIE family protein phosphatase, producing the protein MGRLVATVERLRREVLEAQAAADGRALVELAKGILIGQLNCTPAAAARQLDVLCRESGMSPLELAADIVNQASRDHVSAIAAEFVERTGTGTGTRTGTGTGTDAGAGTVGSTGGGDPADRHSNSTVSVRLRTAESGVLAVTADTQAVAESLLTNALGPLGAVAVAVWTAVPDGSLALAGHAGFPPREAARWRHVPPGVSTVARLALGERRLVTLADLDREGLPSIGRAAWPDGGRMAVPTGTGGRIQGVLEICWPRPLEPQSPQIERQVEALAELCARTMDASPPRDPAAADAVLPDLAELIDLAEGLQDPAVVLTPVLDSEGRLADFRIRHTGSRFVDPVGRPRGDVNGALLLEAYPLAAGESGLFDIIERVHATGEPFRAERMSLTALVDQIPLTSVANISVSRHGSAVLLIWRIQDETARLASLLQHAQRLGRIGGFEENLVTGETTWNAQLYDLHGLPPTAPPVRLHELPGSAHPDDSAALARFLRAVLRHRRPASVNLRLRRPDGITRHIRVVAEPVLDADQRLHAVRGAYQDISAQHWTEVALAATRDQLAHTEAESAERSRLALQLQHAIMPPTPPAIEAPGLRVAVRYRPAEIEALVGGDWYDTVVLPSGLIMLSVGDVAGHGIEAATGMVVLRNALRGLAVTGAGPAQLLSWLNTVTHHLAKHVTATAVCGLFDPGTRVMRWARAGHLPPVLVRRGEAEAFPLIEGLLLGALPEVTYVEREVQLEPDDTLLMYTDGLVERRDSSVQESLGHLVHAAAATAGDLDGQLDRLLAASRSDTDDDTCVIGIRVG; encoded by the coding sequence ATGGGACGTCTCGTCGCCACCGTGGAACGGCTGCGCCGCGAGGTGCTGGAGGCGCAAGCCGCCGCCGACGGGCGGGCCCTGGTCGAACTGGCCAAGGGCATCCTGATCGGGCAGCTGAACTGCACCCCGGCCGCGGCGGCCCGCCAGCTCGACGTGCTGTGCCGCGAGAGCGGGATGTCCCCCCTCGAACTCGCCGCGGACATCGTCAACCAGGCCTCCCGCGACCACGTCAGCGCGATCGCCGCCGAGTTCGTCGAACGTACGGGTACGGGTACGGGTACGCGTACCGGCACGGGAACGGGCACGGACGCGGGCGCCGGCACGGTCGGGAGTACGGGCGGCGGCGACCCGGCCGATCGGCACTCCAACTCCACGGTGTCGGTACGGCTGCGCACCGCCGAGAGCGGGGTGCTCGCCGTCACGGCCGACACCCAGGCGGTCGCCGAGTCCCTCCTGACGAACGCCCTGGGCCCCCTGGGAGCGGTCGCGGTGGCCGTGTGGACCGCGGTGCCCGACGGGTCGCTGGCGCTCGCGGGCCACGCCGGCTTCCCGCCCAGGGAGGCCGCCCGCTGGCGCCACGTACCCCCCGGCGTCTCCACCGTCGCCCGCCTCGCGCTGGGAGAACGCAGGCTGGTCACCCTCGCCGACCTCGACCGGGAGGGACTCCCCTCCATCGGCCGCGCCGCATGGCCCGACGGCGGGCGGATGGCGGTGCCCACGGGGACGGGCGGACGGATCCAGGGCGTCCTGGAGATCTGCTGGCCGCGCCCCCTGGAACCGCAGTCACCCCAGATCGAGCGGCAGGTCGAGGCCCTCGCCGAGCTGTGCGCCCGCACCATGGACGCCTCGCCCCCGCGCGACCCCGCGGCCGCCGACGCGGTCCTCCCCGACCTCGCCGAGCTCATCGACCTCGCCGAGGGGCTCCAGGACCCGGCCGTGGTCCTCACCCCGGTCCTCGACTCCGAAGGCCGGCTCGCCGACTTCCGGATCCGGCACACCGGCAGCCGCTTCGTCGACCCGGTGGGACGGCCGCGCGGCGACGTCAACGGCGCCCTGCTGCTGGAGGCCTACCCCCTGGCCGCCGGCGAGAGCGGGCTGTTCGACATCATCGAGCGCGTGCACGCCACGGGCGAGCCCTTCCGCGCCGAACGCATGAGCCTCACCGCGCTCGTCGACCAGATCCCCCTCACCTCCGTCGCGAACATCAGCGTCAGCCGCCACGGCTCCGCCGTCCTGCTGATCTGGCGGATCCAGGACGAGACGGCCCGGCTGGCCAGCCTCCTCCAGCACGCCCAGCGGCTGGGCCGGATCGGAGGCTTCGAGGAGAACCTCGTCACCGGGGAGACCACCTGGAACGCACAGCTCTACGATCTCCACGGACTCCCGCCCACCGCGCCCCCGGTCCGGCTTCACGAACTCCCCGGCTCCGCGCACCCCGACGACTCCGCGGCCCTCGCCCGCTTCCTGCGCGCGGTGCTCCGCCACCGCCGCCCCGCCTCCGTCAACCTGCGCCTGCGCAGACCCGACGGAATCACCCGCCACATCCGGGTCGTCGCCGAGCCCGTCCTCGACGCGGACCAGCGGTTGCACGCCGTGCGCGGCGCCTACCAGGACATCTCCGCCCAGCACTGGACCGAGGTGGCCCTGGCCGCGACCCGGGACCAACTCGCCCACACCGAGGCCGAGTCCGCCGAGCGCAGCCGCCTGGCCCTCCAGCTCCAGCACGCCATCATGCCCCCGACCCCACCGGCCATCGAGGCCCCGGGCCTGCGGGTCGCGGTCCGCTACCGGCCGGCGGAGATCGAGGCGCTCGTCGGCGGAGACTGGTACGACACCGTGGTCCTGCCCTCCGGGCTGATCATGCTGTCGGTGGGCGACGTCGCCGGGCACGGCATCGAGGCGGCCACCGGCATGGTCGTCCTGCGCAACGCCCTGCGGGGCCTCGCCGTGACCGGGGCGGGCCCCGCGCAGCTGCTGTCCTGGCTCAACACGGTCACCCATCACCTGGCGAAGCACGTGACGGCCACCGCCGTCTGCGGCCTCTTCGACCCGGGCACGAGGGTGATGCGCTGGGCCCGCGCCGGCCACCTGCCCCCCGTACTCGTCCGCCGCGGGGAGGCGGAGGCCTTCCCGCTCATCGAGGGGCTGCTCCTCGGCGCCCTGCCCGAAGTCACTTACGTCGAGCGGGAGGTGCAGCTCGAACCGGACGACACGCTGCTGATGTACACCGACGGTCTGGTGGAGCGCCGGGACTCCTCGGTGCAGGAGTCGCTCGGACACCTGGTGCACGCGGCGGCCGCCACTGCCGGGGACCTGGACGGCCAACTGGACCGCCTCCTCGCCGCGAGCCGCTCCGACACGGACGACGACACGTGCGTGATCGGCATCCGGGTCGGCTGA